A single genomic interval of Candidatus Methanoperedens sp. harbors:
- a CDS encoding 50S ribosomal protein L18e encodes MKHNYKTNTQLLNLISGLKTQSREKEVPLWRDIALRLECPTRNYSEVNLSRINRYTKEKDVVLIPGKVLGAGELDHKLTVAAVSFSASAKNKITAAGGSCLTIDELMNRNPEGSRVRLIG; translated from the coding sequence ATGAAACACAATTACAAAACAAATACACAACTATTAAACCTGATATCAGGTCTTAAAACACAATCCAGGGAAAAAGAAGTACCACTATGGCGGGATATTGCATTGAGGCTTGAGTGCCCAACTCGGAACTATTCTGAAGTCAATCTCAGCAGGATCAACAGGTACACAAAAGAAAAAGATGTGGTACTTATTCCAGGAAAAGTCCTTGGGGCAGGCGAACTGGATCACAAGCTAACAGTAGCGGCTGTGAGCTTCAGCGCAAGTGCAAAAAACAAGATAACAGCAGCAGGAGGTTCCTGCCTCACTATCGATGAGCTTATGAACAGGAATCCGGAAGGCTCCAGAGTAAGGCTAATAGGGTGA
- a CDS encoding 50S ribosomal protein L13, with protein sequence MTVIDANNLILGRMASTVAQRLLNGEEINIINAEKTIISGRKDTTFDRYKRYVDRGSREFGPRFPRRPDQIVSRTIRGMIPHTKMTGREAYNRLKVYIGVPPELSKEQVNTIEAASIMRLSTSNYTVLGELSKKLGSKF encoded by the coding sequence ATGACAGTAATAGATGCAAATAATCTTATTCTGGGAAGAATGGCAAGTACAGTCGCGCAGCGATTGTTAAATGGTGAAGAAATTAATATCATCAATGCAGAAAAAACAATCATTTCCGGCAGAAAAGATACTACATTTGACCGTTACAAACGGTACGTTGATAGAGGTTCACGCGAGTTCGGCCCTCGTTTCCCGAGGCGTCCTGATCAGATAGTATCAAGGACTATCCGCGGTATGATTCCCCATACAAAGATGACCGGAAGGGAAGCATATAATAGGTTAAAGGTTTATATTGGAGTCCCGCCTGAATTGAGCAAAGAGCAAGTCAATACAATAGAGGCTGCAAGTATCATGCGCCTCAGCACCAGTAATTACACTGTGCTCGGTGAGTTGAGCAAGAAACTTGGGTCAAAATTTTAG
- a CDS encoding DNA-directed RNA polymerase subunit K, producing MSEAKLTRYERARVIGARALQISLGAPVLIDVDRKEPIDIALMELEMGVIPITVKRTIKGKQSHKV from the coding sequence GTGAGTGAAGCTAAGTTAACGCGATATGAGCGCGCCAGGGTTATCGGTGCTAGGGCACTTCAGATTTCTCTGGGAGCCCCGGTATTGATCGATGTTGATAGGAAAGAACCAATAGACATTGCATTGATGGAATTGGAAATGGGAGTAATCCCCATTACAGTGAAAAGAACAATAAAAGGAAAACAATCACATAAGGTGTGA
- a CDS encoding 30S ribosomal protein S9, whose product MKIVNSSGKRKTAIARATIREGKGRIRVNKKPLEIVEPELVRLKMSEPLEFAGSVIPTVDIDVNVHGGGIFGQAGAVRTAIARGLVEWANDTALRDAMAQYDRSLLVNDTRYKLPKKFGGRGARKRRQKSYR is encoded by the coding sequence ATGAAGATCGTTAATTCATCAGGAAAAAGAAAAACCGCAATCGCCCGTGCAACCATACGGGAAGGAAAAGGGCGTATAAGGGTAAACAAGAAACCCCTGGAAATCGTAGAGCCTGAACTGGTCAGGCTGAAGATGTCAGAGCCGCTTGAATTCGCAGGCAGCGTTATTCCTACCGTGGATATCGACGTCAATGTACATGGAGGCGGTATCTTCGGGCAGGCTGGCGCTGTGCGCACAGCAATTGCAAGGGGGCTTGTGGAATGGGCAAACGATACAGCGCTAAGAGATGCGATGGCGCAGTACGACAGAAGCCTGCTCGTAAACGACACCCGCTATAAACTGCCCAAGAAATTCGGAGGCAGAGGCGCCAGAAAGAGAAGACAGAAATCATACAGGTGA
- the rpsB gene encoding 30S ribosomal protein S2 has product MEDVIDIKQDVKQDTGYESIIPQDEYLTAGIHIGTQQKTKEMMRFVYRVRTDGLYVLDIQATDQRIRLAAKLLAKYDPQKILVVSARQYGHYPSEMFAKVIGARAATGRFIPGTMTNPKLHIFIEPDILVVTDPAGDMQAVNEAVNVGIPVIGLCDTNNSTSNVDFVIPTNNKGRKALALIYWLLAKKTLEERGDTITYTVADFEAEI; this is encoded by the coding sequence ATGGAAGATGTAATTGATATTAAACAGGATGTAAAACAGGATACTGGTTATGAATCAATTATTCCCCAGGACGAGTATCTAACAGCGGGAATTCATATTGGTACGCAGCAGAAGACAAAAGAAATGATGCGCTTCGTGTATCGTGTGAGGACTGACGGCTTGTATGTCCTCGACATACAGGCAACCGACCAGCGAATACGGCTTGCGGCAAAATTGCTTGCAAAATACGACCCGCAAAAGATACTGGTGGTATCAGCAAGGCAATACGGTCATTATCCTTCCGAGATGTTTGCGAAAGTAATTGGCGCAAGGGCAGCAACTGGCAGGTTCATACCAGGCACCATGACAAATCCGAAGCTGCATATTTTCATCGAACCTGATATTCTTGTGGTGACGGACCCTGCGGGGGATATGCAGGCTGTAAATGAGGCGGTAAATGTCGGGATACCTGTTATTGGTCTTTGCGATACCAATAATTCAACATCCAATGTGGACTTTGTGATTCCAACAAATAATAAGGGAAGAAAAGCCTTGGCATTGATATACTGGCTGCTTGCAAAGAAAACGCTTGAGGAAAGGGGCGACACTATAACTTATACAGTAGCTGATTTTGAAGCAGAGATATGA
- a CDS encoding DNA-directed RNA polymerase subunit N: protein MIPVRCFTCGKVISSVWDEYKKRTETEDPGKVLDDLGIERYCCRRMLLTHVELVDLLAPYQ from the coding sequence ATGATACCGGTGCGATGCTTTACATGCGGGAAAGTTATTTCCAGCGTATGGGATGAATACAAAAAACGAACAGAAACTGAAGACCCGGGTAAAGTACTCGATGATCTCGGAATCGAACGATACTGCTGCAGGCGGATGCTGCTAACGCACGTTGAGCTGGTAGACCTGCTTGCACCGTACCAGTGA